The Tachysurus vachellii isolate PV-2020 chromosome 21, HZAU_Pvac_v1, whole genome shotgun sequence region CATAGATTCAGTTTACATGATAGTGATGCTTTAATGAAGCTCATGCTCAAGTTCTTTAGCacaagatgaggatgaggttcccttatGTCTcttgttcctctcaaggtttcttcctcatgttacAAATGCTATACATGCAAAATTaaaccgtaaaaaaaaaaaaaaacttactctGAGAAGCTTTACACAAATCATTACATAGTCTCCAGTCCAGGAGTGGTCAGTGTAGTGTTAGTACACCACGCCAAATCCCAACctcatacactcactgtccagaTTATCTGTACATCAATGGATTTATTAGCCAATCATTTagcagtgcataaaatcatacagatctCACTTACCTCACGTTCTCATTAAACTCCGGAATGGGGAAATGGCATGGATGCTGGTATCAGACAGAATTTCAGAAATTGCTCAAATTTGGGGATTTCCACTCACAAtagtgtttacacagaatggtacaATAAACATTCAGTTCTGAGATCAGAAAAACCTTGATTAAACATGTGATAAATGAgacaaataaccactctttccACCCAtgctgaacagaaaagcatcttgaGGTTGATGAGATACAAAAGCAGAAAACCCACATCAGGGCTCTATAGAGGGCCTGTTTAACAAAACAGTGAATCATTTCATCCATAGCTATTTCAGTATTACTGAATTATGAGAAGACGTGTACACAAGATGATTATTTTACTTCTACCGTCTTTAACGAATTCTTCACCTAATCTACAGATCACCCTCACATGCTATGTCATGCCTAATGCCCAATAATTACCAGTTTCTGGGACAAAGAATAACATTTTCCTTGAGAAACTGATCCATTTTATCAATAATAACAGTTCTAGTGAAAATAACAGATCCTGTGGAATGACTCAGAGATATGACCAGGGCTAGAAATGTGACTGAAAGCACTGTACTGAATAAACATTGCTGATGGAGCGCTGCTGGATGGGTTACTGAAAGCTCAAGTAATGTGTTTACATTACCTTTTGCCTTCCGCAAGCCACCTGCCCCCTGTCTCCTACCCCTGGTAAACAGGAGCCAACACCTGGGGTTAGAATTGATAACACCTCCGTCTGAGCACACAGTAAATCTCGTAAGTAAGTCTTGTAGATATTCACTGAACTTGGGCAGTGAACTTGAATCtttcatagatagatagatagatagatagatagatagatagatgatatatagataaatagatagatagatagatagatagatagatagatagatagatagatagatagatagatagatagaggcaTTTGTGTAAGCTTTTACCCCCATGAAAATAAAGAACCACACTGATGCAGTGAAGAAACAGgtcaagagttttttttttttaatttgttcccTTACCATGGACTCATTGAGCACAATCCCCCTGAAGTACAAATGTCATCACCTTGATacattatatgtttttttttatctttaaagtttacttgaaaaaaaaaaaacagatcagttATTTCATCTCTGCTTTGCGTTTACTTTTCATTCCATTAATATCGTTGCGAGAAATAATCCCTTGTTTTCCGTATAGATTACACTCTGCAGGAAATAAAGCAAACACGGTGCTTCTTCTTCAACTGCTTTTCTAAGATAATCTGTATACCGCTGTGAGCTGGTGGCTACACCTACATTCTCTGCCCTACTCCTACCCTACTGCTCTATGGTTTCAGAGCAACTTCATTCTCAGAGGCAtttcaatagaaaaaaaaaaattccgattgTTCTTCTTAGAAATGCAACAAATCTCATGAGGCGTTCCCAGTAGCTGTGGAACTACATTCGGTCCTAGACTTCAGACTCACTCCGAACTGGGATGTTGAGGTCCAGAGTGTGGTGGCAGAAGCGATAGACCACTGACCAGCTGGCCTTCTGCTTCACGAAGAGCCTCAGCTTGTCTCTGAAGGTCTCTCCTAGGAAGCTGTAGATGATAGGGTTCAGGCAGCTGTTGGAGAAAGCCGCCAGGTTGACAATATGTCCAGTCAGAGGGTAGTCGTGCCACAGGGTGGTTGCGCTGCGCTTTGAAGGATCAGGACCCTGGAGTAGCTGGATGCTAATGAAGACGTTCTCAGGTAGCCAGCAGATGAAGAACACCAGCACCACCACGACAATCATGCGCAGGGCTTTCTGTCGGCGTGGCCACAGGCCCCTGTGCTTCTGAGCCCGCATAAGGATGCGCACAATCAGAGAGTAGCACAAACCGATGATAGAGAAAGGCACGAGGAACCCGATTGTCACCTCCAGCCACTGGATCTCAAAGACGTTGGCGAAGCAGAAGTGGATCTCGCCTGTATGCTGTGTCTGCACAATGGTGAAGGGCAGCAGGGTGGCCAGGATGGAGGCCATCCAGATGAGGCTGCAACTCAGCTTGGCATGCTGCATGGTGCGCAGCGGTCTGCTGCTCATGGAGTTGGCTAGAGCCACGTAGCGGTCGAAACTCATCCATGTCAGGAAGAAGATGCTGCTGTACATGTTGACTTGCAGGAAAAGAGACATGAAGGTGCAGAGAACAGCGTAGTCATAGTACTTCTCGTTCAGGTTAAAGACCTCGATGAGAGAATCAGCCACTAAAATGAGATCAGCCACTGCCAGGTTGATGAAATAAAGGTCAGGGATGGTCATCTTCTCTCTGTGGTTCAAGTTAACCACCAGGATGAGGATGTTCCCAATAATTCCAATGGGGAACAGTAGGATTGTGTACAGGCAGGAGAGGAAAAGCCCAATGACATAAAACTCATAGGTGCCTGAATTCTCGTTCAGACCCGTGGAGTTAAAGTCAAACGAAGTGTTGAAGTGCTCGGTGCTGTTCTGATAAATGTGAATCAGAGTGGATGTCTGCTCCTCCATGCTGACAGAGTCTCTGTACTGCATGTCCCGAATCATAGGTCAAACgcttcacacacactacatactgcatgtgagtgtgtgcccaGCTCGCAGTATTGAGCGGACATGTCATTTAGGCTGTAATTTCCATTCTTTACAGTCTGATCTTACACAACAGACAGTTCAGCGGCAGTTAATAGCATCCTGAGGAGTTCGCCTCTTGAGACAGGACGGTCATGGGAATAGATGCCGATAAGCACCTCCATGTTGTTAATCATCTCATCTGTAGGGGCTGTCTGGACTTGTGTGATCCATGACACTGACACGAggggtctctctctttctctctctctcttttttctctctctctctagaggCCTTGCTTCTTTTGTACAGTTTgttctttacacattttaattcCAATGCTGCTTtgcctcctccggtccaaaagCATGATTATTCATCAGGCAGCAGTCGATGACGCTATTACTGTGACACCTAATCTAGTGAGAAACAggaagggagaaaagaagagagagagagagagagagagagaaggaaaagaaaaaaaaattacaagagaAGAAAAATACCAGGCACCCTGCTCCTGTGCTGTGCCTAGCATCAATTCCTTTATCGCTCCATGtcagtatttaatatttattacagtCTCACTATCCCAATTTACCCACAATATTAGAGTACATAAGAAGCACTAGGAAGTGATTTAAATGCAAAACACAATATATAGATGAGCTccaaagaacaataaaacaactTGATAGATATGCAGAATGTCTATCAGAAGATTTTCCACCAAAGCCGGAAGAAGGTATGAAGCGATCTACAGCTACATGATTATTTTCTTGTGATTAATGACGAGGGAAAGACataatgaaatcattttcaTCTTCACACGGAGGAAACAGAGATGAGTAGAATACAAGACCAAACCCAGTTGAAATGTATCTACACACATAGAGAATATACATACTATTCAATTAGCAAATTCTAGACAGTTCTAATTCTTTCTGCTCTTCGCTTCATTAAAGATGCAAAGGTATTGCCATAATGAGAATGATCATCTTGTGCAGCAGAGAAAATCTTGACCTTTAACGGATGACCAGAGCCCCTCAGCACGCTCCTCAGCTGCTGCTGATTCCTGTGAAATATTAATTCCTTTCCAGTAAAAAACACACCTTCACGGCTACATTCAACCACCGCAAAGTACGCGCTCCATATCCAGAGCATAATAAAGCCTTAAAGTGCAGAGATGAACAGATTTTACTGTAGTTATATCATATAATCTGTCCATCTGTTACAGATGTAAATTACATGCCCTTTCACAGCAAAGCCCTGGGCTTAGGGATCAGGTTCCCAGTCAAATTGACTGAattgaggaagaaaaaaactcaTTTGTGCTGCCAGGTTACTAAAATTAGCAAAGGTTTATTTTTAGCCAGCTTCAGAATTTTAGAGAATATAGGCAAAGTGTAACAAGCGCTTTAactatgaattattattaaactcaCACAGCTGAGGAATAAACTGAGgtataaaaaaatgtcattaatcaGCTTCATCTCAAatgatgagagaaaacatacagCTTAGATGTAAAGATATAAAGTATGAGCTTAGATGAGCTTTATTTGACCTAGCTAGTTATTTTAAGCCTACAAAACTCTACTTAGATTTTTCCAAATCTATTCTCGATGATAATCATACAGATGTTATAAACACGCGTTATAGTGCACAGTATGAACCTTGCTCGATCGTTACAACTTTTTCTTGTGCTTtaaattcacagaaaaaaatatagaaatggatttgaattcatttctgtttctgtttaatctGCAGACTTTAGTGATGAACTTTTCATTTCCAGAGACATTGCTCACGCTCAGTTAAGCTGCTATAGTTGTTTTTGTACCCAAACGCATTATCCATCAGGTTATaagattttctctctctatgaACAAGCAACCTTTTATGACCTAGCTGTAAAGGAAAGGTTCTTACTGTACCTTCCAGGAGTGTGGCTGTGGCTGTGGCTGTCACGCAGGCAATGTGGTGCTCGGTTGCAGAATTCAGACAAGGCACTGAGGTTTGTAATCCCACATACGGTTCCTCTCCCAGCGCCCCCTACATGCAAAGCCCTGCCTGAGAAGAGGGATCGAGCCAGGGACGATCAAAGCAGCCTCCCACCATTCTAGCTCACTCCTGAGAtttgctgtgtgtatttgtgtgtgtgtgtgtgtgtgtgtacactgtctGCCCAagctcctccacctcctcattTGCTTTCTCCTCCTTCCTCAGCTCTGTCTTCAGTTCTGCTCTTGTCCCCCTCACCATATACCCCCCCGTTCCCCACAACCCCCCTCCCTTCCTTTTCCCCCAGCAGCATCACAGATGAGAAGAACCCACTGACCTGAGTGACTTTGtaacaggtgaacacagacacgcCTCCTGATTCTCCTAACACTCTCAGCTACACGTTCCAAAGCCTGAATTATTGCTTTCAGGAACCTGACTTTTAAAAGTCAAACCTTGTGACTGCTGCAAATCTCTACTGAGAAACCTGCAGATCAGAAGCACGAGGCCTTCGTTCCTATAAACACTGCAACGTTAAGCCTGAAGACAACAACGCTCTatcattttattctaatgttCAAATTTAGGAGCCTTTAGTGATATAGAAATTAGCATTTtagtttaattctttatttaaaagtaaccTACATGGTGCTttccagaggtgggagtaagtcacacatgtgtaagtcacaagtaagtctcaaatcttaaccttcaagtctcaagcaagtccgagtcattttttgtgagagtcaagtcaagtcaatcaagtcactgctttatgtcaagcaattcaagtcaagtcgtatcttgagtcaagcaagtcactggcaagtcatacagatgtttgatgatttaactaaatgtatatattaaacaaagttaaatctacagtatttatggtgtttacagtatttaaaactctaTGAGACAAACTCTTGCAACAAAAAAGTTGCAAGAGTtgtgaatagaataaaaatctaaaaatgaataaaaatcaaaactacaaaacctaagatgtaaatgtaactgaaataaggccaacataaaagcatgaaaagtttcaatatgcctcaaacatggcagaagaccatggaaaagtatatatataaaaaagtacaatgttttctatgcaaccaaatggcattttttgaacagacattcctttttaatgggacatgaacacatccttaaattagatccttcctttttaacaacagaataacaacaacaatcagtgacgtcaatcaaaaaaacaaattaatgaatcacacaaaccttgaagtgaattaactattggagagagagagagagagagagagagagagagagagagagagagagagagagatgattggggTGAgtgtaatgtattaattattaatattaaagggatagttcacctaaaaattttaattctgtcatcatttctcGCCCTCGTGATGTTAGAAACCTGTATATATTTCTTTGtgttgatgaacacacatgtagatattttgaggactgtttgtaaccaaacccttcatgagccccattcacttccatagtattctttttcccactatggaagtgaatggggttcatgaatggtttggttacaaacattccttaaaatatcttcctccatgttcatcaaaacaaagaaatagaaacaggtttgtaacatgagggtgagaaaattatgattttttttttatttttctaaaggaactatccctttaaattgaatgtgtgtgtgcgtgtgtgtgtgtgtgcgagacaagaatatggctgtgcttgtaACTctaaggtttttttattttgtatatttatatttagggtttatatatatatatatatatgtgtgtgtgtgtgtgtgtgtgtgtgtgtgtgtgtgtgtgtgtgtgtgcatccccataaacgatccatacgcttttcactcaaagcctaacactgaagaccaattataagtgctattgcaaaaaaagctgacattcaTTTTGATACaactttgtcactcaattgtgaTCGATGTGGTCGCATTATCAGCCCACCATGGCTGAGTACACGTTCAACAGGTGCACTTGATGCAGGGATGAGGGGAGGGTGTGTCTGTTCATAGCCCAAAACTGCAGGgagtcctgtccatcacaaaTGTGCAAATAGTGGTTAAACTGAATAAGGGGACTGGATCcccaaaatcccggtacccgaacttaattatttttggtgtagcgccttccatgtttcgtcacgactgttaatgtttattagttagtgcgcgcgctccctctgcttgtctGCTGCGTCACGTGATTAGATTACACTCTTGCGTGcgttcaaaaacaaaaacatttacaaaaggcTCATGTCGAGACATTTCAtcctttctattttttatatatatattttttaattatttaaaatttttttggaCTTTGTTCATTTTATGTCCGCCGTTCACTTAATGAGTTGACTGATTCAGACACTGTGGAcctgtacttatttatttatcataaaaaaGTTATAGAATTTAAACACAACCTTTCATTAGAGCGATATACATGTACGTTTGCTTAAGATTTTAAACACGGACTAACATTTACTAATACTAAACTTCTGAAGGCACGACATACGGACGTCGTATTTGAGGACAGAATAAAGACTGGATCGAACGGTGGAAGTGGACGGAGCGCTCAAGTCCATGTTTGGGTCAGAAACAGCTACAGTATTAAACCCTTCACTAAAGGTAAGAGAGCTACTGATATCGATTATattgataagaaaaaaaaaacagtaacacaGTATCTTAATGCTAATTCTATATAAAGTGCATAAAACCTGTAATGTCATGCTGCACAAATTAAGATAAGCCTTTCCTAAATTTTcctaatatatttattgtgttataAGTGTtataagggttttttttatgtccCCTAATAAACAATAACTCAACAAAGTAATGTATATTTGTGAACTCCGAGCAGAAAAATTCTCTTTCagcgagagaaaaaaaatccttcagcGAGTTCATTATAAATAGCTGGTGAAACTCACTTGGGGATTCATTCTTTAGAACAGAGCACACACAGGAACAAGAGACTACTAAACGAGATGTAAATGTCACTGATGTCTTTTACAAGACCGCTTTGCTGAGAGCTGATTGGTGTACAACAAGGAACCTTTGACCGTGTCCGAGTTAAATAAACAGATCTACTTTTACAGTGTAATATTTAACTTTACGGGCAGCTGGGATATTAGTTCAGTCCAACAAACCTGGGAAAGTGAATTTGTCTCAAAGACCTAATccaaatcagaatcagaatcagatttattggccaaggaatttggttccagcagtttgtgactctcaaaagtacagacataaataacactatactatacaaactatacaagaaaacaatgcagacgatgagatacaatatagacagaatgagtataaaatatgaatatagaatgaataaaatatataaaatatgagtatagaatatgaacgatcggtaatgtacataaagtgtgggagtgcaaataacaatattgtgcaatattatactttttgtgcaatatacagcagcagtagtgtgtaatatacagatgatgtgatgactgacagtcctgataatgcagtacttatgataagaagcagtgaatataattatggtgagttgttgatcagggtgattgcttCTCAACTTTGGAAAAAGTTGTTCACTCCACTAAAATTACGGAGTAAAGTCAAAGGTCTCTTTTTGTTCAGCTAACTCAGTTTTGTTAGTTAAATAGACTTAATTCCTTTTTGACACAAATCAATTAATTAtg contains the following coding sequences:
- the gper1 gene encoding G-protein coupled estrogen receptor 1 is translated as MIRDMQYRDSVSMEEQTSTLIHIYQNSTEHFNTSFDFNSTGLNENSGTYEFYVIGLFLSCLYTILLFPIGIIGNILILVVNLNHREKMTIPDLYFINLAVADLILVADSLIEVFNLNEKYYDYAVLCTFMSLFLQVNMYSSIFFLTWMSFDRYVALANSMSSRPLRTMQHAKLSCSLIWMASILATLLPFTIVQTQHTGEIHFCFANVFEIQWLEVTIGFLVPFSIIGLCYSLIVRILMRAQKHRGLWPRRQKALRMIVVVVLVFFICWLPENVFISIQLLQGPDPSKRSATTLWHDYPLTGHIVNLAAFSNSCLNPIIYSFLGETFRDKLRLFVKQKASWSVVYRFCHHTLDLNIPVRSESEV